TTTTGCCTTTGAACTTAACAGAAGCTATAATGTATTTCTAAGGTCGGAGAGCAATTTGGAGTTTGGTCAAAATGTGATTTTGCTTACTTTTAGTGGATTAGCGGTTCGGAGGCAGGTCTAAAACAATGTTGGAAATGGATTTCAAATTACATAATCGGGAAGTTAAAGAGGTATGGGATGCTTATCATGCGGGTAAGCCTATTCGCGTTCCTGTGGTGCTTGGTCTAAACGTAAGATACTACCTTTTCACTCCTTGGCTCAATCCTCGGCAAATTACTTTTAAAGAGTACTCAGAAAATCCTGAACTCATGCTGGAAACTCAGCTTGAATTTCAATACTATGTTAGACACAATCTCCTTTTTGACGCCGAAATGGGGATGCCTACAGAAGCTTGGCCTGCTGTTTATGTTGACCTTCAGAACACATATGAAGCTTCATGGTTTGGTTGCCCGGTACGCTATTATGATGGCCAGGTTCCAGATACTGAGCCAATACTGACAAATGACCGAAAGCGTATGCTTTTTGACAAGGGTGTGCCAGACCCATTTAAAGATGGTTCGATGGAAAAGAACTTGCGTTTTTATGAAATATTGAAAGAGAAAATTAAAAATTTTACTTTCATGGGTCTGCCGGTCTCGGATGTCATCCCTTCGGGATTGGGAACCGATGGGCCGTTTACCGCTGCCGCAAGTTTAAGGGGCGCCAC
This region of Armatimonadota bacterium genomic DNA includes:
- a CDS encoding uroporphyrinogen decarboxylase family protein, whose translation is MLEMDFKLHNREVKEVWDAYHAGKPIRVPVVLGLNVRYYLFTPWLNPRQITFKEYSENPELMLETQLEFQYYVRHNLLFDAEMGMPTEAWPAVYVDLQNTYEASWFGCPVRYYDGQVPDTEPILTNDRKRMLFDKGVPDPFKDGSMEKNLRFYEILKEKIKNFTFMGLPVSDVIPSGLGTDGPFTAAASLRGATEICMDIYEDPQYVHELLDFITEATIIRIKAWRKMLGYEIKPRCWGIADDSIQLISCEAYREFVLPRHKRLFEELAGAGPHSIHLCGDATRHFKIIRDELNVMTFDTGFPVDFGSLRQELGPDVQINGGPSVQFLLRATPAEVREEVRRILSTGIMNGGRFVLREGNNLAPGTPVENVNAMYLAAREFGKYDNW